In Pseudomonadota bacterium, the following proteins share a genomic window:
- a CDS encoding DUF86 domain-containing protein, with the protein MTPSLIRGDVIAARVAWVRDMFAGLRALPLNDEAVFLATPATVAAAESYLRRALEAVLDLGRHVLAKGFGRPVVEYKEIATRLAECGVLSAEEAALLRDMAGYRNRMVHFYDEVCASEIFAIATGRIVEVERVLDAMVAWLRTHPELVARCE; encoded by the coding sequence ATGACCCCGAGCCTCATCCGCGGCGACGTGATCGCCGCGAGGGTGGCGTGGGTCCGCGACATGTTCGCCGGGCTGCGCGCCCTCCCGCTGAACGACGAAGCCGTCTTCTTGGCCACTCCCGCCACGGTCGCCGCCGCGGAGTCCTACTTGAGACGCGCTCTCGAGGCGGTCCTCGACCTCGGTCGTCATGTCCTGGCCAAAGGCTTCGGCAGGCCGGTCGTCGAGTACAAGGAGATCGCCACCCGGCTCGCCGAGTGCGGCGTCCTGAGCGCCGAAGAGGCGGCTCTTCTGCGGGACATGGCCGGCTACCGCAACCGGATGGTCCACTTCTACGACGAGGTGTGCGCGTCGGAGATCTTCGCCATCGCGACGGGCCGAATCGTCGAGGTGGAGCGCGTCCTCGATGCGATGGTCGCATGGCTCAGAACGCACCCCGAGCTCGTCGCGCGCTGCGAGTAG
- a CDS encoding nucleotidyltransferase domain-containing protein: protein MGTPLAHSLERLCREYGAIALYVFGSRAMEIAARARGGEERPERGSSDVDIGLLMPRDGSLDERERVRLTAGIEDLLGVERVDLVVLGEASSFLAADVVSGELLVDVSPRETAEFELFALRRAGDLLPFQRSRVSAVIDEGGR from the coding sequence ATGGGGACTCCGCTCGCCCACAGTCTCGAACGTCTGTGCCGGGAATACGGCGCGATCGCCCTGTACGTCTTCGGAAGCAGGGCCATGGAGATCGCCGCTCGCGCGCGGGGCGGTGAGGAACGACCCGAACGGGGGTCTTCGGACGTCGACATCGGCTTGCTCATGCCTAGAGACGGGTCTCTCGACGAGCGCGAACGCGTGCGGCTCACCGCTGGCATCGAGGACCTGCTCGGCGTAGAGAGGGTCGACCTCGTCGTCTTGGGCGAGGCATCATCGTTCCTGGCCGCCGACGTCGTATCGGGCGAGCTGTTGGTCGATGTCTCTCCGCGCGAGACCGCAGAGTTCGAGCTCTTTGCGCTGCGCCGCGCCGGCGACCTTCTGCCGTTCCAGCGGTCCCGCGTCTCGGCGGTGATCGACGAGGGAGGGAGATGA